Genomic window (Dictyoglomus thermophilum H-6-12):
AGTTACAGAGATGAAAATGAAGAGTGCAAGACCTATGTCCTTTGTTATTGCTGGTACTATTTTGATTATTTCCTCAATTCTTCTTTTTATTGTTTTGAGAAGGCTTATAAACTCAATGCATGCTGAGATTGGTACTCTTTATGCCTTGGGATACAGTAGTAAAGAGATTGTAAGTGTATATATTCTTTTCCCCATATATATCTGGCTGATGGGGGCCATTCCAGGAAGTGCTCTTGGTTATGCCCTTTCTGGTCCTTTTACAGATTTCTATGTGTCCTTTATAAGTGTACCTGTAGTAGAAAAGTTTATCCCTGTGAAAGATCTTTTTATTGCTCTTTTTGTACCTGCTCTTTTTATGATTCCTTCTGGATACATAGCTATTAGAGACCTTCTTAAGAAAAGAGTTGTGGAGATAATAAGAGGAGAGTCGGAAAAGAGTTTTAAAACAAGATTTCGTATGAAATTTCTTGATAGATTTTCTTTTAAGAGAAGAATAATGTTAAAACAGGGACTTTTGCATCCTTCAAGAGAGCTTGTTTTGATAGTAGGAGTCGCTTTTGCTACTTTGATTATTCTCTATGGAGTCGTAGCAAAATCTGCCCTATCTTACCTTGTGGAAGATACATTCAAAAATATTTTTAAATATAACTACATGTACATCTTTAATTATTACGAAAAAGAGAATAAATATCCTAATGCAGAACCTTTTAATATGTTATCTTTCTATCTTAAGGGTACTAAATCGAAGGTAGTAATCTATGGAATTTTAAAAGACTCTCAGATGATAATTCTGAAAGATAATAAAGGAAATAAGATAAATTTAGAGGGTCTTGTAATTTCCCAATCTTTAGCAGATAAATTCAACCTCAAGGTTGGAGATGTTTTGACCCTGGTAAACAACATTAATGGTAAAGAATATAGTTTGAAGATTACAGGTATTGCAGATCTTTATGTAGGAAATAGTGGCTATATGAATTTAGAAGAGTTTAATAAGACTTTTGATTTAGAAGAAGGCTCTTTTATAGGGCTTTACTCTCTTGATAAACTTGATGTTCCAAAGGAAAATCTTGTTACTTATATGAGTAAAGAGGATGCAATAAAGGTATTTAGGGATTCTGCACAAAGTATAGACCAAATGCTTCAGGTGATGTATCTTATATCCTTCTTCCTTGCTTTTACCATAATTTATGTTCTTGCCTCTCTTGTGATTACAGAAAATAGAAAACCTCTTGCTATCTTTAAGATTCTTGGATTTA
Coding sequences:
- a CDS encoding ABC transporter permease, which gives rise to MLKKIPLRIMWRDKSHFLGIIFLVLFASFGYALFSILITNIDTNYQNFVEKYNQENFHFTTFFPIDIEALEKKYNVLIEEKFTWDFQYGDKVIRFFNVTEKVNKPLILEGSLPKIGEIAVDPNFAETNKLKIGDVININGMDFHISGYVALPDYIYITKNETDLLPDPLHFGIGIMNFEDMKKFLSSVAYRYYMVRGSISDLDSFKTELNSKYTLLSFVEKDENFRIIVTEMKMKSARPMSFVIAGTILIISSILLFIVLRRLINSMHAEIGTLYALGYSSKEIVSVYILFPIYIWLMGAIPGSALGYALSGPFTDFYVSFISVPVVEKFIPVKDLFIALFVPALFMIPSGYIAIRDLLKKRVVEIIRGESEKSFKTRFRMKFLDRFSFKRRIMLKQGLLHPSRELVLIVGVAFATLIILYGVVAKSALSYLVEDTFKNIFKYNYMYIFNYYEKENKYPNAEPFNMLSFYLKGTKSKVVIYGILKDSQMIILKDNKGNKINLEGLVISQSLADKFNLKVGDVLTLVNNINGKEYSLKITGIADLYVGNSGYMNLEEFNKTFDLEEGSFIGLYSLDKLDVPKENLVTYMSKEDAIKVFRDSAQSIDQMLQVMYLISFFLAFTIIYVLASLVITENRKPLAIFKILGFRDGELSSMFLGFNNFSFMIGFLLGIPLYNMLIGYLIKEVLKDVDFSFKMQAQFKDVIFSFVYLFAAFLLSRYLGRRKIKSISPAVILKEQSE